A region of Natribaculum luteum DNA encodes the following proteins:
- a CDS encoding cupin domain-containing protein, whose amino-acid sequence MYSRITIDEVEERDVDDERPTLRAIGYELRPEQMRPNVWEYEAGESNVSHRQDEQEELYVVLDGRFDATIEHDGDREVVELSRHDCLVVPPESWRQLEAREESTLLVVGSPNVKDDGIVDE is encoded by the coding sequence ATGTACTCACGTATCACGATCGACGAGGTCGAAGAGCGCGACGTCGACGACGAGCGACCGACGCTCCGGGCGATCGGTTACGAACTCCGCCCCGAGCAGATGCGCCCGAACGTCTGGGAGTACGAGGCTGGCGAGTCGAACGTCTCCCACCGACAGGACGAGCAGGAAGAACTCTACGTCGTCCTGGACGGTCGATTCGACGCCACGATCGAACACGACGGCGACCGAGAGGTCGTCGAGCTATCGCGTCACGACTGTCTCGTCGTCCCGCCGGAGTCCTGGCGACAACTCGAGGCTCGCGAGGAGAGCACACTCCTCGTCGTCGGCTCGCCGAACGTCAAAGACGACGGGATCGTCGACGAATGA
- a CDS encoding MOSC domain-containing protein — protein sequence MAHLERILVYPIKSLDAAAVESATIVENGGLEWDRRYAIVDADGEYVNGKRERRIHRLRAAFDLERGTVALSEYDGDGARQTMVDPQTFHLEDDRGALDSWLSAFFDRPVELVHDDEGGFPDNTRATGPTVVATATLEAVASWYDGIDAVEMRRRLRANVEIGGVPAFWEDRLYDDPGRVVPFEIGDVRFHGDSPCQRCVVPTRHPDTGESTPGFQETFVERREATLPEWATESQFDHYFRLMVNTHVPESSWGDRLEVGDAVDVCDPIDAPESS from the coding sequence ATGGCTCACCTCGAGCGGATCCTCGTCTACCCTATCAAGTCACTCGACGCGGCGGCGGTCGAATCGGCGACGATCGTCGAGAACGGCGGCCTCGAGTGGGATCGCCGCTACGCAATCGTCGATGCCGACGGCGAGTACGTAAACGGCAAGCGAGAGCGGCGAATCCACCGGTTGCGGGCCGCATTCGACCTCGAGCGTGGGACGGTCGCACTCTCCGAGTACGACGGAGACGGGGCCCGGCAGACGATGGTCGACCCGCAGACGTTCCACCTCGAAGACGATCGTGGCGCGCTCGACTCGTGGCTCTCTGCGTTTTTCGACCGCCCGGTCGAACTCGTCCACGACGACGAGGGTGGGTTTCCCGACAACACGAGGGCGACAGGTCCGACCGTGGTCGCCACGGCGACGCTCGAGGCGGTCGCCTCGTGGTACGACGGGATCGACGCCGTAGAGATGCGCAGACGGCTCCGCGCGAACGTCGAGATCGGTGGGGTCCCCGCGTTCTGGGAGGACCGTCTCTACGACGATCCAGGACGAGTCGTGCCGTTCGAGATCGGCGACGTGCGATTCCACGGCGACAGCCCGTGCCAGCGGTGCGTCGTCCCGACCCGGCATCCGGACACCGGCGAGTCGACCCCGGGATTCCAGGAGACGTTCGTCGAGCGCCGGGAGGCCACCTTACCCGAGTGGGCGACCGAGTCGCAGTTCGACCACTACTTCCGGCTGATGGTCAACACGCACGTCCCCGAATCGTCGTGGGGCGACCGACTCGAGGTTGGCGACGCGGTCGACGTCTGCGATCCGATCGACGCCCCCGAATCGTCGTAA
- a CDS encoding chromosome segregation ATPase, translated as MVNGLDIGTGALRSARDDLDGPAVDAESPVVLPTDGATLEAAGLAPADLRSIDDQDATYVLGDDATVAADATGGDLESLLSHGFLAVEEYAEPALEALLEDLLDDAMGNRLCYTTPGTLLDAEEPARRHRDVLEEILERQGFDATPVSKGFAIVYDQLAEDNFTGLGVCIEAEATSVALAYYGVPVLAFSLAKGSEWIVDRATEETDHSRSAVAATLEEFALDPKAAAGGVESALARAYDALAEELIDAIRDEAEEADLQHGIAVPVAIGGGQAIEGVEFLFGGRFDAATLPFSIRGARLADEPAESPVRGALAAARDDVDAYEAVTWSTEPDDEGADAAGVDASLSFDEGELDFEDEEPTDPGDDAVEQLFDRLANRDEEIESVTEEVEALFEDLEEVERRTAAADEVEDLDERIERFAADLEDVADSHATTDEVAALESGLEELRDALSGLEDDLDGLAANVSTVEDAAADERADLAADVDEIESDVETVAERTNGLETALEDLEADLTDLAADAATETDLADVRDDLGSLEDDLEQVDDGLERIRTRVEGLAGRIEELSERTDARFEAVEADVDERIDDLESTVDDEVTSLADDLQARFASVGSDLEDVRDALDELAADAATSAEVDALEADVADDLDQVQAGVEDDIDRLQTGVVDLETTVDDLEGEVANLRNRAADAGDLESLAADVETIADALDALDDRVDETEASFETDLDDVTTSLENDLADLEETIASVEARAAGETQLAAVCDDLERTNDALTDLEDEHERLETTVAVLDDRVEAVESDLETETAALSTAIDEVDDDVDALTTDLSSLETAVDDDVDALTTDLSSLETAVDDDVDVLGTQLDDLATDLEDVRGDLELVESAVQSAASERAVEGLETDLEDVRDDLESASDRLADVDTSVESLESGLEDERERREAVGSAVDEVDDRTIGLETRLGELESELEAVRGDLESLAAADDEDALESVESDLATLERRLSELSATVRDLEEDALDADRVAAVEADVATLESDVDDLQPAIDDAASTAALASLETRVDDLSTSLETAAEGPSDADLEAFDDRLAALEAAEDEREQAVETIADLREDLEAVRSNGDGLATPVLAGGGGAGVVSGGVVALTGSSQIGVVAAALGVLLLVVAYLASDR; from the coding sequence ATGGTAAACGGCCTCGACATCGGAACGGGGGCTCTCCGATCGGCCAGGGACGACCTCGACGGCCCCGCCGTCGACGCGGAATCGCCGGTCGTCCTTCCGACCGACGGCGCGACCCTCGAGGCGGCCGGACTCGCTCCCGCCGACCTCCGTTCGATCGACGACCAGGACGCCACGTACGTACTCGGTGACGACGCGACGGTCGCGGCCGACGCGACCGGCGGCGACCTCGAGTCGCTGCTCTCGCATGGCTTTCTCGCGGTCGAGGAGTACGCCGAACCGGCACTCGAGGCGCTCCTCGAGGACCTCCTCGACGACGCGATGGGAAACCGACTCTGCTACACGACGCCGGGAACGCTACTCGACGCCGAAGAACCGGCACGAAGACACCGGGACGTGCTCGAGGAGATCCTCGAGCGACAGGGCTTCGACGCGACACCGGTGAGCAAGGGCTTCGCGATCGTCTACGACCAGCTCGCGGAGGACAACTTCACCGGACTCGGCGTCTGCATCGAGGCGGAGGCGACGAGCGTCGCGCTCGCGTACTACGGCGTGCCCGTGCTCGCCTTCTCGCTCGCGAAGGGGAGCGAGTGGATCGTCGATCGAGCAACCGAGGAGACGGACCACTCGCGATCGGCGGTCGCCGCGACGCTCGAGGAGTTCGCGCTCGATCCGAAGGCTGCAGCCGGTGGCGTCGAGAGCGCGCTGGCGCGGGCCTACGACGCACTCGCCGAGGAGTTGATCGACGCCATCCGCGACGAAGCCGAAGAGGCAGACCTCCAGCACGGGATCGCCGTCCCAGTCGCCATCGGCGGTGGCCAGGCGATCGAGGGAGTCGAGTTCCTCTTCGGCGGACGGTTCGACGCGGCGACGCTCCCGTTTTCAATCCGCGGTGCCAGGCTCGCGGACGAACCAGCGGAGAGTCCCGTTCGGGGTGCACTCGCGGCCGCACGGGACGACGTCGACGCCTACGAAGCCGTCACCTGGTCGACGGAGCCGGACGACGAGGGAGCCGACGCAGCCGGCGTGGACGCGAGCCTGTCGTTCGACGAGGGAGAACTCGACTTCGAAGACGAGGAGCCGACCGATCCCGGCGACGACGCCGTCGAACAGCTGTTCGACCGGCTCGCGAACCGCGACGAGGAGATCGAGTCCGTCACCGAGGAGGTCGAAGCCCTCTTCGAGGACCTCGAGGAAGTCGAGCGACGCACCGCCGCGGCCGACGAGGTCGAAGACCTCGACGAGCGGATCGAGCGGTTCGCCGCCGACCTCGAGGACGTCGCCGACTCACACGCGACGACCGACGAGGTCGCGGCCCTCGAGTCGGGACTCGAGGAGCTACGCGACGCCCTCTCGGGACTCGAGGACGACCTCGACGGGCTCGCTGCGAACGTATCGACGGTCGAAGACGCCGCTGCCGACGAACGAGCCGACCTCGCGGCCGACGTCGACGAGATCGAGTCGGACGTCGAAACGGTCGCCGAACGAACGAACGGTCTCGAAACGGCTCTCGAGGACCTCGAGGCAGATCTGACCGACCTCGCGGCCGACGCCGCGACGGAGACCGACCTCGCGGACGTCCGGGACGACCTCGGCTCCCTCGAAGACGACCTCGAGCAGGTCGACGACGGTCTCGAGCGAATCCGCACGCGTGTCGAGGGGCTCGCCGGCCGGATCGAGGAACTCTCCGAGCGGACGGACGCCCGCTTCGAGGCCGTCGAAGCCGACGTCGACGAACGGATCGACGACCTCGAGTCGACGGTCGACGACGAAGTTACGTCGCTCGCAGACGATCTCCAGGCGCGATTCGCGTCCGTCGGGAGCGACCTCGAGGACGTCCGCGACGCGCTCGACGAACTCGCGGCCGACGCCGCGACGAGCGCCGAGGTGGATGCGCTCGAGGCCGACGTCGCAGACGACCTCGACCAGGTGCAGGCCGGCGTCGAAGACGATATCGACCGACTGCAGACCGGCGTCGTGGACCTCGAGACGACCGTCGACGACCTCGAAGGCGAGGTAGCCAATCTCCGGAATCGGGCCGCTGACGCCGGCGACCTCGAGTCGCTCGCGGCCGACGTCGAGACGATCGCGGATGCACTCGACGCGCTCGACGACCGCGTCGACGAGACCGAAGCGTCGTTCGAGACCGACCTCGACGACGTGACGACGTCGCTCGAGAACGACCTCGCAGATCTCGAGGAGACGATCGCGTCGGTTGAGGCGAGGGCGGCGGGCGAGACGCAACTCGCGGCAGTGTGCGACGACCTCGAGCGAACCAACGACGCGCTCACCGACCTCGAGGACGAACACGAACGTCTCGAGACGACGGTCGCGGTGCTCGACGACCGCGTCGAAGCGGTCGAATCCGACCTCGAAACCGAGACGGCGGCGCTGTCGACGGCTATCGACGAGGTCGACGACGACGTCGACGCCCTCACCACCGATCTATCGTCACTCGAGACTGCGGTCGACGACGACGTCGACGCCCTCACCACCGATCTATCGTCACTCGAGACTGCGGTCGACGACGACGTCGACGTCCTCGGAACGCAACTCGACGACCTGGCAACCGACCTCGAGGACGTCCGCGGTGACCTCGAGTTGGTCGAATCCGCAGTGCAGTCCGCCGCGAGCGAGCGAGCAGTCGAAGGCCTCGAGACGGACCTCGAGGACGTACGAGACGATCTCGAGTCGGCATCGGACCGACTGGCCGACGTCGACACGTCGGTCGAATCGCTCGAGTCGGGACTCGAAGACGAACGCGAGCGGCGCGAGGCGGTCGGTTCGGCCGTCGACGAGGTCGACGACCGGACGATCGGCCTCGAGACGCGTCTCGGCGAACTCGAGTCGGAGCTCGAGGCGGTACGAGGCGACCTCGAGTCACTCGCGGCGGCCGACGACGAGGACGCACTCGAGAGCGTCGAGTCGGACCTGGCGACGCTCGAGCGTCGCCTCTCCGAGCTGTCGGCGACGGTTCGCGACCTCGAGGAAGACGCCCTCGACGCGGATCGCGTTGCCGCCGTCGAGGCGGACGTGGCAACACTCGAGTCGGACGTCGACGACCTGCAGCCCGCGATCGACGACGCGGCCTCCACAGCGGCACTCGCGAGCCTCGAGACGCGCGTCGACGACCTCTCGACGTCGCTCGAGACGGCAGCCGAGGGACCGAGTGACGCCGACCTCGAGGCGTTCGACGATCGGCTCGCGGCGCTCGAGGCGGCGGAAGACGAGCGCGAGCAGGCTGTCGAAACGATCGCCGACCTCCGCGAGGATCTCGAGGCGGTTCGATCGAACGGCGACGGACTGGCGACGCCGGTGCTCGCCGGCGGCGGTGGCGCTGGCGTCGTCTCCGGCGGCGTGGTCGCGCTCACCGGGAGTTCGCAGATCGGCGTCGTCGCCGCGGCGCTCGGCGTGCTGTTGCTCGTCGTCGCGTATCTCGCGTCGGATCGATAA
- a CDS encoding PQQ-binding-like beta-propeller repeat protein: MPTTPSPSRRRLLHAAGATALSLTAGCLGFDELRSGTSTPIPDHDGSALTQTIPDGVVQFRHSLERWGYYPEETVPDAVEREWRVPEVNTGEHTAAKASSVPHPDGGVVLPGDTGHVTALFADGDVRWRAETDMDGRGVHGTPAIADGRVYVGAYDGVLYAFDAATGDRVWKTKLGGSIGSSPLYADGTVFMAVEYSDPEGSIFAVDADDGTIRWEDEERRPTDHPHSTPALDPAAERLVVGANDGVLYGWDATTLELAWTFETTPENGTNGEIKGPVVTYDGGAFFGSWDRHVYRVDLEDGTEDWSFETGGLSMTGPAVDPTLHAVFAGSHDGTLYAFDADTGEVYWRFSTDGALTGCPVVCADRIVFGSKDRTLYAVDKRTGEEVWHVDHDGVVTSTPRVHDGAIYVAERAPNPEEGETDGGGYKYVPAE; this comes from the coding sequence ATGCCCACGACTCCCTCCCCCTCTCGCCGCCGACTGCTACATGCTGCCGGCGCAACTGCGCTCTCACTGACGGCCGGCTGTCTCGGTTTCGACGAACTGCGATCCGGGACGTCGACGCCGATTCCCGACCACGACGGCTCCGCGCTGACCCAGACGATCCCCGACGGCGTCGTTCAGTTCCGTCACTCGCTCGAGCGCTGGGGGTACTACCCCGAGGAGACCGTACCCGACGCGGTCGAACGCGAGTGGCGAGTGCCCGAGGTCAACACCGGCGAGCACACGGCCGCGAAGGCGAGCTCCGTCCCACACCCCGACGGTGGCGTCGTTCTCCCCGGCGATACGGGACACGTGACCGCGCTCTTTGCCGACGGCGACGTTCGCTGGCGAGCCGAGACCGACATGGACGGACGGGGCGTCCACGGCACGCCCGCAATCGCCGACGGCCGGGTGTACGTCGGCGCGTACGACGGCGTCCTCTACGCCTTCGACGCGGCGACCGGCGACCGGGTGTGGAAGACGAAACTCGGCGGCTCGATCGGCTCGAGTCCACTCTACGCCGACGGGACGGTCTTCATGGCCGTCGAGTATTCCGACCCCGAGGGGAGTATCTTCGCCGTCGATGCCGACGACGGCACGATCCGCTGGGAAGACGAAGAGCGTCGGCCCACCGATCACCCACACTCGACGCCGGCGCTCGACCCCGCGGCCGAACGGCTGGTCGTCGGTGCGAACGACGGCGTCCTCTACGGGTGGGACGCCACCACGCTCGAACTGGCGTGGACGTTCGAGACGACGCCCGAGAACGGGACGAACGGCGAGATCAAGGGTCCCGTCGTGACCTACGACGGCGGAGCGTTCTTCGGTTCGTGGGACCGCCACGTCTACCGGGTCGACCTCGAGGACGGGACCGAAGACTGGTCGTTCGAAACCGGCGGGCTGTCGATGACCGGGCCGGCCGTCGATCCGACGCTTCACGCGGTGTTCGCCGGGAGTCACGACGGAACGCTCTACGCGTTCGACGCCGACACGGGTGAGGTGTACTGGCGATTCTCGACCGACGGTGCGCTCACCGGCTGTCCGGTCGTCTGTGCCGACCGGATCGTCTTCGGGTCGAAGGATCGGACACTCTACGCCGTCGACAAGCGGACCGGCGAGGAGGTCTGGCACGTCGACCACGATGGTGTGGTCACGAGCACGCCACGGGTCCACGACGGAGCGATTTACGTCGCCGAACGCGCGCCGAACCCGGAGGAGGGCGAGACGGACGGCGGCGGCTACAAGTACGTCCCGGCGGAGTGA
- a CDS encoding EthD family reductase, which translates to MIKLVNLLVRKEELTHEEFLERWTGDHADLARDLPGLRKYTTSVPSDPEKAGYDGVVELYFEDSSALAAAFDSEVGRAVQADAAEFVDTEQGPTLVVEETVQLDETE; encoded by the coding sequence GTGATCAAACTGGTCAACCTGCTCGTCCGGAAGGAGGAACTGACCCACGAAGAGTTTCTCGAGCGCTGGACCGGCGACCACGCCGACCTCGCCCGCGACCTGCCGGGGCTTCGCAAGTACACGACGTCCGTGCCAAGCGACCCCGAGAAGGCCGGCTACGACGGCGTCGTCGAACTCTACTTCGAGGACTCGAGCGCGCTCGCGGCGGCGTTCGACTCGGAGGTCGGCCGGGCCGTCCAGGCCGACGCGGCCGAGTTCGTCGACACGGAACAGGGGCCGACGCTGGTCGTCGAGGAGACGGTCCAACTCGACGAGACCGAGTGA